In Leucobacter sp. CX169, a single genomic region encodes these proteins:
- a CDS encoding DUF262 domain-containing protein — protein MKGYPTTFLGLFDPPTSDRPAITQIEIPIIQRDYAQGRKDDEATLIRDRFLDALIAAARSDEGMGLDFIYGELRSGVLRPLDGQQRLTTLFLMHWYIASRAQTLDSNAAWLCFSYATRPTARNFTAALATHPYPGESQTPSEWITDQPWYLYPWRQDPTIASMLVILDAIHIRFAGRDDEFTAIWQRLERRPTESSPGAIWFLFLPVEDMEYGEDLYIKMNSRGKPLTPFEVFKADVETIIKEADPARYRHLAESIDGAWTDVLWSYEKLYGGDKTVDDEFMRYLTFIVEICEWRDGAPERRWRDKDSRQLLPLEERARLALADPGNGYAERNRDFFFHAFDTWVGTDPAEVFNGLFAVGKTRNDSLPLFSSTSDLLGACLTRYGSEFSAQETLLLFAVLLARQAGETLTTGDVQRRLRSLRNITAAFLDRDRYMSDYVASTERLILQGVFDGMAGFRDYWVTDESLKWRWMDQHPEVIPAIHELEDNLLMRGRIQAIDLQPEMLSTRARAFDEVSERTLRDLFGATLLTKGDYSRDVKWGGEVRQLGSSQKDDSWMDLLTTGKREDLAFIRDPLMALLDDYSARRSSGSAEGKETLDAIRSEWLAERESRSYFDWRYYLSRYEGARSSVGDGYFHNKTYDQTLGGFSYRHLRILYGGSYVSRFSDALLRAAWVEGGFRDVVEEPNWFREDDPGLRLKGSAVEIHCMEDGFRVDVPHERPDVSATVRSVLDQFAATGDGLVPVQQSFNGIRQVDSEDRIQLCVRLVRMLVAD, from the coding sequence ATGAAGGGTTATCCCACGACTTTCCTTGGCCTCTTCGATCCGCCAACGAGTGACCGACCGGCTATCACGCAGATCGAGATTCCCATCATCCAGCGCGACTATGCACAGGGCCGCAAGGACGATGAGGCGACCCTTATCCGTGACCGCTTTCTCGATGCCCTAATTGCCGCGGCGAGGTCCGACGAAGGTATGGGGCTCGACTTCATTTATGGTGAGCTTCGGTCCGGTGTGCTCCGCCCTCTCGATGGACAGCAACGCCTGACGACACTCTTCTTGATGCACTGGTACATCGCGTCGCGGGCGCAGACGCTCGACTCCAATGCGGCGTGGCTCTGTTTCTCGTACGCAACTAGACCGACAGCGCGGAACTTCACGGCCGCGCTCGCGACGCACCCGTACCCGGGCGAATCTCAGACGCCGTCTGAGTGGATCACAGACCAGCCGTGGTACCTGTACCCATGGCGCCAGGATCCCACGATCGCTTCGATGCTCGTGATCCTGGATGCCATCCATATACGGTTCGCGGGCCGCGACGATGAGTTCACGGCCATCTGGCAACGCCTCGAACGTCGGCCGACCGAGTCTTCGCCCGGAGCGATTTGGTTCCTCTTCCTCCCCGTTGAAGACATGGAATACGGTGAGGACCTCTACATCAAGATGAACTCGCGGGGAAAGCCGTTGACGCCCTTCGAGGTTTTCAAAGCCGACGTGGAAACGATCATCAAAGAAGCGGACCCCGCTCGGTACAGGCACCTTGCTGAGAGCATCGACGGAGCATGGACCGATGTCCTCTGGAGCTACGAGAAACTGTACGGCGGAGACAAGACCGTTGATGATGAGTTCATGCGGTATCTCACGTTCATCGTCGAGATCTGTGAGTGGCGTGATGGTGCACCTGAACGCAGATGGCGCGACAAGGACTCCCGGCAACTCCTTCCGCTGGAAGAGCGAGCACGTCTTGCCCTCGCTGATCCAGGGAACGGCTACGCCGAACGCAACCGGGACTTTTTCTTCCATGCGTTCGACACCTGGGTAGGAACCGATCCTGCCGAGGTATTCAATGGACTGTTTGCGGTGGGTAAGACGCGGAATGATTCGTTGCCGCTGTTTTCGTCCACGTCGGACCTCCTTGGTGCCTGCCTGACGCGGTACGGCAGCGAGTTTTCTGCGCAGGAAACGCTGTTGCTGTTCGCTGTGCTTCTGGCCCGACAAGCGGGTGAGACGCTCACGACCGGCGACGTGCAACGACGCCTCCGATCATTGCGAAACATCACAGCAGCATTCCTCGACCGCGACCGGTACATGTCTGACTACGTAGCGTCTACCGAAAGGCTGATACTCCAGGGCGTATTCGACGGCATGGCAGGATTCCGTGACTACTGGGTGACGGACGAGTCGCTCAAGTGGCGTTGGATGGATCAGCATCCGGAGGTCATTCCGGCGATCCACGAGTTAGAGGACAATTTGCTCATGCGGGGCCGTATCCAGGCTATTGACCTGCAGCCGGAGATGCTCTCAACGCGCGCCCGTGCGTTCGACGAAGTCAGTGAGAGGACTCTCCGTGACCTCTTTGGCGCGACGCTCCTCACGAAAGGGGACTACTCGCGTGATGTGAAGTGGGGCGGCGAGGTGCGGCAGCTCGGAAGCTCTCAGAAGGACGACTCGTGGATGGACTTGCTTACGACGGGTAAGCGTGAGGACCTGGCCTTCATCCGTGACCCTTTGATGGCACTGCTCGATGATTACTCGGCTCGTCGTTCCAGCGGCAGTGCAGAAGGGAAAGAGACCCTTGATGCGATCCGTTCGGAGTGGCTTGCGGAGCGGGAAAGTCGGTCGTACTTCGATTGGCGCTACTACCTCTCGCGGTACGAAGGCGCACGCAGCTCGGTCGGAGACGGGTACTTCCACAACAAGACCTACGACCAGACGCTCGGTGGCTTCAGTTACCGTCACTTGCGCATCCTCTATGGCGGCTCCTACGTCTCCCGCTTCAGCGACGCACTGCTGCGTGCAGCGTGGGTCGAGGGCGGGTTCCGAGACGTCGTCGAGGAGCCCAATTGGTTTCGGGAAGATGACCCCGGGCTCAGACTCAAGGGCTCTGCGGTTGAGATC
- a CDS encoding DUF262 domain-containing protein, whose translation MTVSMQGGSGMEATLERRLVMQGDPDTPYLKGAFFVAAYQRGYRWGRDEVRQLLDDIKGNLTDAQKRREFPGDYILQPIVVLRRDDGWELVDGQQRLTTLLLITKYIATTLPGSAVAYSLSYETREGSKQYLENLDRSRRDENIDFHHIAAAYDAIAEWFSEQSNATQAAIDIHSALSKWVYVIWYEAPPGTDPTELFIRLNRDRIPLTDSELIKALVLSNSAREGAQFSRQQEIAAQWDGFERDLRDAQFWAFLTGSSTTRSTHIDFLFESLTPDAGLKARPRFWTFSQVLEQVAATNIDAFWDEVVARHGLLVGWYNDRELYHRIGYLIATGTHVTDLIEASKSQTHSAFATYLRQLIRNRLDLTAADVSLLRYDDSRHAEKCVEILLLMNVETVLASSDQGARFSFFEYALRGWSLEHIHAQNSQEFKKEEQRRDWLVSHRAKINKTTWNADAQGEVDALIRGIDKHLALPPTRTDIDGFQDIQGRVFTLFSTDGDTSDEDDLHGLGNLALLQREFNSKLNNAVFALKRERILELDAQGAYLLPCTRNVFLKYYTGSEDQQLSFWSSQDRAAYYDTLIAVVSDFLKPDVITSGESD comes from the coding sequence ATGACGGTCTCGATGCAAGGGGGGAGCGGGATGGAAGCGACGCTCGAGCGGCGGCTCGTCATGCAGGGTGATCCAGACACGCCTTATCTCAAAGGTGCTTTCTTCGTCGCGGCCTACCAACGGGGGTACCGCTGGGGTCGAGACGAGGTGCGCCAGCTCCTTGATGACATCAAGGGGAACTTGACAGATGCACAGAAGCGCCGAGAGTTCCCGGGCGACTACATACTGCAGCCTATTGTGGTTCTTCGCCGGGACGATGGCTGGGAGCTTGTCGACGGTCAGCAGCGGCTCACCACGCTTCTCCTCATTACGAAATACATTGCAACGACGCTTCCGGGGTCTGCTGTCGCGTACTCGCTCTCATACGAGACGCGGGAGGGGAGTAAACAGTACCTCGAAAACCTTGACCGTTCTCGTCGCGACGAGAACATCGATTTTCATCACATCGCAGCCGCTTACGACGCCATCGCGGAATGGTTCAGTGAACAGAGCAACGCGACACAGGCAGCCATCGACATCCATTCCGCACTCTCCAAGTGGGTCTATGTCATCTGGTACGAAGCTCCCCCTGGTACTGATCCGACTGAATTGTTCATTCGACTGAACCGAGACCGTATCCCGCTCACGGACTCTGAACTGATAAAGGCGCTAGTGCTGTCAAACTCGGCACGGGAGGGCGCACAGTTCAGCAGGCAACAGGAGATCGCTGCTCAATGGGATGGCTTTGAACGCGATCTCCGGGACGCGCAATTCTGGGCATTCCTCACCGGCTCGTCGACGACGCGATCGACCCATATCGATTTCTTGTTCGAGAGCCTGACTCCGGACGCAGGCCTGAAGGCGCGACCTCGCTTCTGGACCTTCAGTCAGGTGCTTGAGCAAGTCGCCGCGACAAACATCGACGCATTCTGGGATGAGGTCGTCGCCCGGCACGGTCTGCTAGTGGGCTGGTATAACGACCGCGAGCTCTACCACCGGATCGGCTACCTCATCGCGACCGGTACCCATGTAACCGACCTCATCGAGGCGTCGAAGTCACAGACACACAGCGCCTTCGCCACCTACCTGCGACAACTCATACGAAATCGACTTGATCTGACCGCAGCGGACGTATCGCTCCTCCGCTACGACGACTCGAGGCACGCAGAGAAATGTGTAGAGATCCTGCTGCTGATGAACGTTGAGACGGTGCTGGCAAGCTCCGACCAAGGCGCACGATTCTCGTTCTTTGAATACGCCTTACGAGGCTGGTCGCTGGAGCATATCCACGCCCAGAACTCACAGGAGTTCAAAAAGGAGGAGCAGCGCAGAGACTGGCTCGTGTCCCACCGGGCAAAGATCAACAAAACCACCTGGAATGCAGATGCGCAGGGTGAGGTTGACGCGCTCATCAGAGGCATCGACAAACACCTCGCTCTGCCGCCTACACGAACCGACATCGATGGCTTTCAAGACATCCAGGGTCGGGTCTTCACGCTCTTCAGCACTGATGGGGATACCTCGGACGAGGACGACCTCCACGGGCTGGGCAATCTCGCGCTCCTTCAGCGCGAGTTCAACAGTAAGCTCAACAATGCGGTCTTCGCGCTCAAACGTGAACGCATCCTGGAATTGGACGCTCAGGGCGCGTACCTCCTGCCGTGCACACGCAACGTCTTCCTGAAGTACTACACCGGCAGTGAGGACCAGCAACTCTCGTTCTGGAGTTCGCAAGATCGGGCGGCGTACTACGACACGCTCATCGCTGTCGTTAGCGACTTCCTCAAACCTGACGTGATAACCAGCGGAGAGAGCGACTAA
- a CDS encoding class I SAM-dependent methyltransferase, with amino-acid sequence MSPVPASDPIVDDSVTIINRGRADHVYGIQNMPRTVSGIDSAFDGLATVWDRNFGMTATEKSASADLIRATFGGRLGRTLDVGCGTGLPLDLGVVEPVHYVGIDPSTAMLNALVMKHPVIAGLHPATYAEAERRRVLCGTTFDTVLTLGGSASYLSAADIDQLRARAKRDVLLMHFAAGEAPPTGDLDADVAEESLRIATAEAREQFQIGRFIASVLPGVRTGEFRVL; translated from the coding sequence ATGTCACCAGTTCCTGCATCAGACCCCATCGTCGACGACAGTGTCACCATCATCAACCGGGGCAGGGCCGACCACGTGTACGGCATCCAGAACATGCCCCGAACGGTGTCGGGCATCGACTCAGCCTTCGACGGGCTCGCAACGGTGTGGGATCGAAACTTTGGGATGACAGCAACGGAGAAATCCGCGAGCGCGGATCTCATCCGTGCGACATTCGGCGGACGTCTGGGCCGAACCCTCGATGTGGGGTGCGGGACCGGACTTCCCCTGGACCTCGGTGTTGTGGAACCCGTGCACTATGTCGGCATCGACCCGTCGACAGCGATGCTCAATGCGCTGGTGATGAAGCATCCCGTGATTGCGGGCCTGCACCCAGCGACCTACGCGGAAGCAGAGAGACGCCGGGTGCTCTGTGGCACGACCTTCGATACCGTGCTGACGCTCGGTGGTTCCGCCTCCTATCTCAGCGCGGCTGACATCGATCAGCTGCGTGCTCGCGCAAAGCGCGATGTACTGCTCATGCACTTCGCTGCAGGTGAGGCACCGCCGACCGGTGACCTTGACGCCGACGTCGCGGAGGAGTCGCTTCGGATCGCGACCGCAGAAGCGAGGGAACAGTTTCAGATCGGTCGCTTCATTGCTTCCGTGCTCCCCGGGGTCCGCACGGGCGAGTTTCGGGTACTATGA
- a CDS encoding IS3 family transposase (programmed frameshift) — translation MPKPFPKEFRDDVVRVAQNRDPDVSLAQIAKDFGVHVGTLDKWMRQARIEAGEQPGETKQDSAELRELRKRNRLLEQEVEVLRRATAYLSQAHLPKMMYPLVSELAADGIPVVVSCRVLKLARQPYYRWLRDPVTSRELEEAYRANALFDAHRDDPEFGYRLLADEAREEGQAMSDRTAWRIASSNGWWSVFGKKRSKNGKKSGPAVHDDLCVVIDEHGRERHRFVASRPNQLWLTDITEHKTSEGRLYLCAVKDAFSGRIVGYSIDSRMKASLAVRAVRNAVRMRGNVNGCIVHSDRGSQFRSRKLRRELAVHNLVGSMGRVASCGDNAAMESFFSLLQKNVLNRRSWATREQLRIAIVTWIERTYHRRRRQVRLGRLTPIEFETIMNNDLALAA, via the exons ATGCCCAAGCCGTTCCCCAAGGAGTTCCGCGACGACGTCGTCCGGGTCGCGCAGAACCGCGACCCAGACGTCTCCCTCGCGCAGATCGCGAAGGACTTCGGCGTCCATGTCGGAACTCTCGACAAGTGGATGCGTCAAGCCCGCATCGAAGCCGGCGAACAGCCGGGTGAGACGAAGCAGGATTCCGCCGAGCTGCGCGAGCTCCGTAAGCGCAATCGCCTCCTCGAGCAGGAGGTCGAGGTGCTGCGTCGCGCGACCGCGTATCTGTCCCAGGCTCATCTGCCG AAAATGATGTACCCGCTCGTGAGCGAGCTCGCCGCCGACGGAATCCCTGTCGTGGTGTCGTGCCGGGTCTTGAAGCTCGCTCGCCAGCCCTACTACCGCTGGCTACGTGATCCTGTGACAAGCCGGGAGCTCGAGGAGGCGTATCGGGCGAACGCGCTGTTCGACGCGCACCGCGACGACCCGGAGTTCGGGTATCGGCTCCTCGCCGACGAGGCCCGCGAGGAGGGCCAGGCGATGTCGGATCGGACCGCGTGGCGGATCGCATCATCGAATGGCTGGTGGAGTGTGTTCGGGAAGAAGCGGAGCAAGAACGGCAAGAAGTCTGGCCCCGCCGTTCACGACGATCTCTGCGTCGTCATCGACGAGCACGGGCGTGAGCGTCACCGGTTCGTGGCGTCCCGGCCGAACCAGCTCTGGCTGACCGACATTACGGAACACAAAACGAGCGAAGGTCGGCTCTATCTTTGCGCGGTCAAAGACGCCTTCAGCGGTCGGATCGTGGGTTACTCGATCGACTCGAGAATGAAGGCATCACTCGCGGTCCGAGCTGTCCGCAACGCCGTCCGGATGCGCGGAAACGTGAACGGCTGTATCGTCCATTCAGACAGAGGATCGCAATTCCGAAGCAGGAAACTGCGCCGCGAACTTGCCGTCCATAATCTCGTCGGATCGATGGGCAGAGTCGCTTCCTGCGGCGACAACGCGGCAATGGAATCGTTCTTCAGCCTGCTGCAGAAAAACGTCCTGAACCGACGTTCCTGGGCCACGCGCGAACAGCTACGCATCGCGATCGTGACCTGGATCGAGCGGACCTATCACCGCAGGCGTCGCCAGGTCCGTCTGGGCCGTTTGACGCCGATCGAGTTCGAGACCATCATGAACAACGACCTGGCCCTCGCGGCCTAA
- a CDS encoding GNAT family N-acetyltransferase, whose product MTYCVRPYAATDAAETLEVFERSVRGLAGDAYSDEQVEAWVGSRTVAVWVAARVGQRISVASAGPHGPLVGLVALDVQDPAAGVDAHLDLMFVVPEASRQGIASALLEWAMGEALACGAARMSTFASRTAVPFFEARGFVVEAERTVWRSGVELQNFAMSRSLAPLLGA is encoded by the coding sequence GTGACCTACTGTGTGCGGCCGTACGCTGCCACTGATGCCGCCGAGACGCTCGAGGTGTTCGAGCGGTCGGTGCGCGGGCTTGCAGGGGACGCGTATTCGGACGAGCAGGTCGAGGCCTGGGTCGGGTCGCGGACGGTGGCCGTGTGGGTGGCCGCCCGCGTCGGGCAGCGCATTTCGGTGGCATCTGCCGGCCCGCACGGCCCGTTGGTCGGGCTGGTGGCGCTGGACGTGCAGGATCCCGCCGCCGGGGTCGACGCCCACCTGGACCTCATGTTCGTCGTGCCCGAGGCGTCGCGCCAGGGCATCGCGAGCGCGCTGCTCGAGTGGGCGATGGGGGAGGCGCTGGCCTGTGGCGCCGCGCGGATGTCGACGTTTGCGAGCCGGACGGCCGTGCCGTTCTTCGAAGCGCGAGGCTTTGTCGTCGAGGCGGAGCGCACAGTGTGGCGCAGCGGAGTGGAGCTGCAGAACTTCGCGATGAGCCGGTCTCTCGCGCCGTTGCTCGGTGCGTGA
- a CDS encoding carbohydrate ABC transporter permease, with the protein MRVSAFERAANYAILLLFALVVLGPIALIVREAFSPATVSAAKDGAFHPENFQAAWVDGRFSQYMLTSVLVALVVVVSATVLSILAGYAFGTMRFRGSTVLFYLFLAGIMVPTEAIIIPLFFDLRSLGLTDTLWGVALPQVAQSIAFGTYWMRAYFRGVHPSMLDSARMDGASPRRILWSILVPMGRPAITTMVVLFFMWTWNEFLIPLVLSPTGGFRTAPLALSIFQGQYTQGTALLAAAAVLVALPVVLVYLVLQRHFIRGMLDGAVRE; encoded by the coding sequence ATGAGGGTGTCTGCATTCGAGCGGGCCGCGAACTACGCGATCCTGCTGCTGTTCGCGCTCGTCGTGCTGGGGCCGATCGCGCTCATCGTGCGCGAGGCGTTCTCGCCGGCGACGGTTTCGGCGGCGAAGGACGGGGCGTTTCACCCCGAGAACTTCCAGGCGGCATGGGTCGATGGTCGGTTCAGTCAGTACATGCTGACGTCGGTGCTCGTCGCTCTGGTTGTGGTCGTGAGCGCGACGGTGCTGTCCATCTTGGCCGGGTACGCCTTCGGCACCATGCGGTTCCGGGGCAGTACGGTGCTGTTCTACCTATTCCTCGCGGGCATCATGGTGCCGACCGAGGCGATCATCATTCCGCTGTTCTTCGACCTCCGCAGCCTCGGCCTGACCGACACGCTGTGGGGCGTCGCGCTGCCGCAGGTCGCCCAGTCGATCGCGTTTGGAACGTATTGGATGCGCGCCTACTTCCGCGGCGTACACCCCTCGATGCTCGACTCGGCGCGCATGGACGGCGCGAGCCCGCGGCGCATTCTCTGGTCGATCCTCGTGCCGATGGGTCGGCCCGCGATCACGACGATGGTCGTGCTGTTCTTCATGTGGACGTGGAACGAGTTCCTCATTCCCCTCGTGCTGTCGCCCACCGGAGGGTTCCGCACGGCGCCGCTCGCGCTGTCGATCTTCCAGGGGCAGTACACCCAGGGGACCGCACTGCTGGCCGCTGCCGCCGTGCTCGTGGCGCTGCCGGTGGTGCTCGTGTATCTCGTGCTGCAGCGGCACTTCATTCGTGGCATGCTCGACGGGGCGGTGCGCGAGTGA
- a CDS encoding carbohydrate ABC transporter permease, giving the protein MPSSSPNRRTRSPGGASRSLRPYLYLAPALIVYGALVLYPLGRAAHLSLFDWDGLSLATFVGFENYVDVFTDERLRAAFLHSLVFVFFYAILPLVLGLVAATVLTRAKVRGIGLFRTIVFLPQVIAMVVVAIAWRQIYAPDGALNVMLRAVGLGDFARAWLGDYDFALPAVGLIGSWVSTGLVTVLLLAGMARIPREQFEAARLDGAGPVREFFAVILPAVRAEITVALTLTIVASLKTFDLVYVTTRGGPGSSTTVPSYEVYVRAFERGEVGSAAAVGITLTLLIFLINLAVNRVGERSEDPARERRRAGAGAR; this is encoded by the coding sequence ATGCCGAGTTCGTCGCCGAATAGGCGAACCCGGTCACCGGGGGGAGCATCGCGCTCCCTCCGGCCCTACTTGTACCTGGCGCCGGCACTCATCGTGTACGGCGCCCTGGTGTTATACCCGCTCGGCCGCGCCGCGCACCTGTCGCTGTTTGACTGGGACGGGCTGTCGCTCGCGACCTTCGTCGGGTTCGAGAACTACGTCGACGTCTTCACCGACGAGCGGCTGCGGGCCGCATTTCTGCACTCCCTCGTGTTTGTGTTCTTCTACGCGATCCTGCCGCTCGTCTTGGGGCTTGTCGCCGCGACCGTGCTCACCCGCGCGAAGGTGCGCGGCATCGGCCTGTTTCGCACGATTGTTTTCTTGCCGCAGGTCATCGCGATGGTCGTCGTCGCCATCGCGTGGCGCCAGATTTACGCGCCGGACGGGGCGCTGAACGTCATGCTGCGCGCGGTCGGGCTTGGCGATTTCGCCCGGGCCTGGCTCGGCGACTACGACTTCGCGCTGCCCGCCGTGGGCCTGATCGGCAGCTGGGTCTCGACCGGGCTCGTCACGGTGCTGCTGCTCGCCGGCATGGCGCGCATCCCGCGCGAGCAGTTCGAGGCGGCTCGCCTCGACGGCGCCGGCCCCGTGCGCGAGTTCTTCGCCGTGATCTTGCCCGCCGTCCGCGCTGAGATCACCGTCGCGCTGACGCTCACGATCGTCGCGTCGCTCAAGACGTTCGATCTCGTCTACGTCACCACGCGCGGCGGGCCCGGATCGAGCACGACCGTGCCGAGCTACGAGGTGTACGTGCGGGCGTTCGAGCGCGGCGAGGTCGGCTCGGCCGCCGCCGTCGGCATCACGCTGACGCTGCTCATCTTCCTCATCAATCTCGCGGTGAACCGTGTGGGCGAGCGCAGCGAGGATCCTGCCCGCGAGCGCCGCCGAGCCGGGGCGGGTGCGCGATGA
- a CDS encoding extracellular solute-binding protein, whose translation MTRSPRTLLASLAAVAVAGLILTGCTPGSGAPVATDDPNRTVETDVSKMGDLTLSIWDQEVRGGQDEQMTALNDAFQVKYPNVTIKRNSQSFEDLGKTLRLALSGDDAPDVVQANNARSSMGQFVAAGQLVSLDPWAKAYGWEDRFAPSVLQYTRYSEDAKTFGSGSIYGLPQVGEVVGVFYSKPKLAALGLEVPETWEEFDTALAAAKAAGETPIQLGNIEQWPAVHVFGPVQGANVDAEEIQKLGFGNPGASWTTEQNVAAASQLAGWSTAGYFNSGANGTDYDAAWQNLAKGDGVFLIGGSWLAADLEDAMGDDVGFFTPANKAGEGAHTTGGTGIPFTITTGSKHPDAAAAYIDFITSDEAMQILADTGNLPVVNTQDYAPDSGVQRDVYAAFGAVTSEGVLLPYLDYATPTFGTTLGEALQQLIDGRITPEAFTEALEADYAEFVAE comes from the coding sequence ATGACACGCTCTCCCCGGACCCTCCTCGCCTCCCTCGCTGCGGTCGCCGTCGCCGGGCTGATCCTGACCGGCTGCACGCCGGGTTCGGGCGCCCCGGTCGCGACGGACGACCCGAACCGCACGGTCGAGACCGACGTTTCGAAAATGGGCGACCTCACCCTCTCGATCTGGGACCAGGAGGTGCGTGGTGGCCAGGACGAGCAGATGACGGCGCTGAACGACGCGTTCCAGGTGAAGTACCCGAACGTGACGATCAAGCGCAACTCGCAGTCGTTCGAAGACCTCGGCAAGACCCTGCGCCTCGCGCTCTCGGGCGACGACGCCCCGGACGTGGTGCAGGCGAACAACGCGCGCAGCTCGATGGGGCAGTTCGTGGCCGCCGGCCAACTGGTCTCGCTCGACCCGTGGGCCAAGGCGTACGGCTGGGAAGACCGCTTCGCGCCGAGCGTGCTGCAGTACACACGGTACAGCGAGGACGCGAAGACGTTCGGCTCGGGCTCGATCTACGGCCTGCCGCAGGTCGGCGAGGTCGTCGGCGTGTTCTACAGCAAGCCCAAGCTCGCGGCCCTCGGCCTTGAGGTGCCCGAGACGTGGGAAGAGTTCGACACGGCGCTCGCCGCAGCGAAGGCCGCGGGCGAGACGCCCATTCAGCTCGGCAACATCGAGCAGTGGCCCGCCGTGCACGTGTTTGGCCCCGTGCAGGGCGCGAACGTCGACGCGGAGGAGATCCAGAAGCTCGGGTTCGGCAACCCCGGCGCCTCGTGGACGACCGAGCAGAACGTGGCCGCGGCATCGCAGCTCGCCGGCTGGAGCACCGCCGGCTACTTCAATTCGGGCGCCAACGGCACCGACTACGACGCGGCCTGGCAGAACCTGGCCAAGGGCGACGGCGTCTTCCTGATCGGCGGATCCTGGTTGGCAGCCGATCTTGAGGACGCGATGGGCGACGACGTCGGCTTCTTCACCCCGGCAAACAAGGCGGGCGAGGGCGCGCACACCACCGGCGGCACCGGCATTCCGTTCACCATCACCACCGGATCCAAGCACCCCGACGCCGCGGCCGCGTACATCGACTTCATTACGAGCGACGAGGCCATGCAGATCCTCGCCGACACGGGCAACCTGCCCGTGGTGAACACGCAGGACTACGCGCCCGACAGCGGAGTGCAGCGCGACGTCTACGCCGCGTTCGGCGCCGTCACGAGCGAGGGCGTGCTGCTGCCCTACCTCGACTACGCGACGCCCACGTTTGGCACCACCCTCGGCGAGGCGCTGCAGCAGCTGATCGACGGCAGGATCACGCCGGAGGCGTTCACCGAAGCGCTCGAGGCCGACTATGCCGAGTTCGTCGCCGAATAG
- a CDS encoding carbohydrate kinase family protein, whose protein sequence is MAEPTGTRQHSEPSDEPLDLFLAGTLFFDLVFTGLPADPQPGTEVWAAGMGSLPGGVANLAVAAARLGLCTGLAAAIGDDAYGSWNAQVLGEQEGIDLSHSRVVPGWHTPVTVSLSTHGDRSMITHGDRLPMRTSELVGDPPASRAVFADLGLDLGLELERGGAPGEPWWRTAARRGSLVFADLGWDASGDWSAATLAQLDGCHAFLPNHVEAMAYTRTDSAEDAVKALAERVPLSVVTCGSGGALAIDGSTGETARVPSVPVNPFDSTGAGDVFAAAMITGTLREWPLADRLGFATLCAALAVEEFGGSLASPGWADIAAWRAKILREAQHDEARAAIAERFAFLDGPLSTGTPPPPRRASATFKLPHVPRPHPDSRQ, encoded by the coding sequence GTGGCAGAGCCCACCGGAACGCGCCAGCACTCCGAACCGTCCGACGAACCCCTCGACCTCTTCCTCGCGGGCACCCTCTTCTTCGACCTCGTGTTCACCGGGCTGCCGGCCGACCCGCAGCCGGGCACCGAGGTGTGGGCCGCGGGAATGGGCTCGCTGCCGGGCGGCGTCGCAAACCTCGCGGTGGCCGCCGCGCGCCTGGGGCTCTGCACGGGCCTCGCAGCGGCGATCGGGGATGACGCGTATGGATCCTGGAACGCGCAGGTGCTCGGCGAGCAGGAGGGCATTGACCTGTCGCACTCGCGCGTCGTGCCCGGTTGGCACACGCCCGTCACGGTGTCGCTGTCTACGCACGGCGACCGCAGCATGATCACGCACGGCGACCGGCTACCGATGCGCACGAGCGAGCTCGTCGGCGACCCGCCAGCTTCGCGCGCGGTCTTCGCTGACCTGGGGTTGGACCTCGGGCTCGAGCTCGAACGGGGCGGCGCACCGGGCGAGCCCTGGTGGCGCACCGCCGCCCGCCGCGGTTCGCTCGTCTTCGCCGACCTCGGCTGGGATGCGTCGGGGGACTGGTCCGCGGCCACCCTCGCGCAGCTCGACGGCTGCCACGCCTTCCTGCCGAACCACGTCGAGGCGATGGCGTACACGCGCACCGACTCCGCGGAAGACGCCGTCAAGGCGCTCGCCGAGCGCGTGCCGCTCTCGGTCGTGACCTGCGGCTCGGGTGGGGCTCTCGCGATCGACGGCAGCACGGGGGAGACGGCCCGGGTGCCCTCCGTTCCCGTGAACCCCTTCGACTCGACGGGGGCGGGCGACGTGTTCGCCGCGGCCATGATCACCGGCACGCTGCGCGAGTGGCCGCTGGCCGACCGGCTGGGCTTCGCCACGCTGTGCGCGGCGCTCGCGGTGGAGGAGTTTGGCGGATCCCTCGCCTCGCCGGGATGGGCGGACATCGCCGCTTGGCGCGCGAAGATCTTGCGAGAGGCGCAGCACGACGAGGCGCGCGCCGCGATCGCCGAGCGCTTCGCCTTCCTCGATGGGCCGCTGAGCACCGGCACCCCGCCGCCGCCCCGCCGCGCAAGTGCTACGTTCAAACTGCCGCATGTGCCGCGGCCACACCCCGATTCGCGGCAGTAA